A section of the Streptomyces sp. CG1 genome encodes:
- a CDS encoding sensor histidine kinase, with the protein MTNAVQPSRRVSFDTWGPYVLLAVAVVTAAGAAHAIGMTRSAVYAAGALAAAAVLLQLCLGLARRNTPGPNRTTAALYFLRWALGFALAWLNPFFAFYAVSGYYSADRHLPRRLVTPGLVLTAITMAGSQIGGLPPHGPVSWMGFFVVFAANVGLVTLFTRFARQEQALTEGQADTIAELERTNTALQEALEENAALHAQLLVQAREAGVADERRRLAAEIHDTIAQGLTGIIAQLQVVANAPDLHTARTHLERASSLARHSLGEARRSVHNLAPVALAADGLPEALKKTVTDWGERTGARADFTVTGTTEHLHEEVSATLLRISQEALSNAARHARPTRVGVTLSFMGDEVTLDIRDDGTGFDPAAVPERTHAGGFGLDGMRARAERIAGSLMVESEPGHGTAVSARVPLVRDDR; encoded by the coding sequence ATGACGAACGCCGTGCAACCGTCGCGCAGGGTCTCCTTCGACACCTGGGGGCCCTACGTACTGCTCGCCGTGGCTGTCGTGACGGCGGCGGGTGCGGCCCACGCGATCGGCATGACGCGGAGTGCGGTGTACGCGGCCGGTGCGCTGGCGGCCGCCGCCGTACTGCTCCAGCTGTGCCTGGGGCTGGCGAGGCGGAACACGCCGGGACCGAACCGTACGACCGCGGCGCTGTACTTCCTGCGCTGGGCACTGGGCTTCGCGCTCGCCTGGCTGAACCCGTTTTTCGCCTTCTACGCCGTCTCCGGCTACTACAGCGCCGACCGGCATCTGCCCCGCCGGCTGGTCACGCCGGGTCTGGTCCTGACCGCGATCACCATGGCCGGCAGCCAGATCGGCGGTCTGCCGCCGCATGGTCCGGTGTCGTGGATGGGCTTCTTCGTGGTCTTCGCGGCCAACGTCGGATTGGTCACCCTGTTCACCCGGTTCGCCCGGCAGGAGCAGGCCCTCACCGAGGGTCAGGCCGACACCATCGCCGAACTGGAGCGCACCAACACGGCGTTGCAGGAGGCCCTGGAAGAGAACGCGGCCCTGCACGCCCAGCTCCTCGTCCAGGCGCGGGAGGCCGGCGTGGCCGACGAGCGCCGCCGGCTCGCCGCCGAGATCCACGACACCATCGCCCAGGGGCTGACCGGGATCATCGCCCAGCTCCAGGTCGTCGCCAACGCCCCCGACCTGCACACCGCCCGCACCCACCTGGAGCGCGCCTCTTCCCTGGCCCGGCACAGCCTCGGCGAGGCCCGCCGCTCGGTCCACAACCTCGCCCCGGTCGCCCTGGCCGCCGACGGGCTGCCGGAGGCGCTGAAGAAAACGGTCACCGACTGGGGCGAACGCACCGGCGCCCGCGCCGACTTCACGGTCACCGGCACCACCGAGCACCTGCACGAGGAGGTCTCGGCAACCCTCCTGCGCATCTCCCAGGAGGCCCTGTCCAACGCGGCCCGGCACGCCCGCCCGACCCGTGTCGGAGTGACCCTGTCCTTCATGGGCGACGAGGTCACGCTGGACATCCGTGACGACGGCACCGGCTTCGACCCGGCCGCCGTACCGGAGCGCACCCACGCCGGCGGTTTCGGCCTGGACGGTATGCGGGCCCGCGCCGAGCGCATCGCGGGCTCCCTCATGGTCGAGTCGGAGCCGGGGCACGGCACGGCGGTGTCGGCTCGCGTACCGTTGGTGCGCGATGACCGCTGA
- a CDS encoding ABC transporter permease codes for MNTAVLRTEFRLFRREPAAVFWIFLFPTLLLAILGSIPSFREVDKSMNGLRPIDAYVPVAVLIALIMSGVQSLPQALTGYRERGILRRMSATPVRPSALLAAQMLVQGVVALASALLAIVVGRIAFDVRLPQQPAGYLLALLLAAAAALALGNVVSALSRTTKIASAIGSAVFFPMMFCAGVWLPVQSMPHGLARVVQLTPFGAAARALNETASGHWPGWAHLGVLALWTVLLTAGAARWFRWE; via the coding sequence ATGAACACCGCCGTGCTGCGCACCGAGTTCCGCCTGTTCCGCCGCGAACCCGCGGCCGTCTTCTGGATCTTCCTGTTCCCGACGCTGCTGCTGGCGATCCTCGGCTCGATCCCCTCCTTCCGCGAGGTCGACAAGTCGATGAACGGGCTGCGGCCGATCGACGCCTATGTGCCGGTGGCGGTGCTGATCGCCCTGATCATGTCGGGGGTGCAGTCGCTGCCGCAGGCCCTCACCGGCTACCGGGAGCGGGGCATCCTGCGCCGGATGTCCGCCACGCCGGTACGGCCCTCCGCTCTGCTGGCGGCACAGATGCTGGTGCAGGGCGTGGTCGCACTGGCCTCGGCGCTGCTCGCGATCGTGGTCGGCCGTATCGCCTTCGACGTACGGCTGCCCCAGCAGCCGGCCGGCTATCTGCTCGCGCTGCTGCTCGCGGCGGCGGCCGCGCTCGCCCTCGGCAACGTCGTCTCGGCGCTGTCCCGGACCACGAAGATCGCGAGCGCGATCGGATCGGCGGTGTTCTTCCCGATGATGTTCTGCGCGGGCGTCTGGCTGCCGGTCCAGTCCATGCCGCACGGCCTGGCCCGGGTGGTGCAGCTGACCCCGTTCGGTGCGGCGGCCCGCGCCCTGAACGAGACGGCCTCGGGACACTGGCCCGGCTGGGCGCACCTGGGCGTGCTCGCGCTATGGACGGTGCTGCTGACGGCCGGAGCCGCCCGCTGGTTCCGCTGGGAGTGA
- a CDS encoding response regulator, giving the protein MTAETLISLLIVDDHPVVRDGLRGMFESAPGFRVLGEAANGVEAVARGTALDPDVILMDLRMPGGSGVDAIRELTRLGARAKILVLTTYDTDSDTLPAIEAGATGYLLKDAPRDELFTAVRAAAEGRTVLSPAVASRLVQAVRTPRQPGNEPLSAREREVLALVARGTSNREIARELFISEATVKTHLTHLYTKLGVNDRAAVAVGYDRGILG; this is encoded by the coding sequence ATGACCGCTGAGACTCTGATTTCCCTGCTGATCGTGGACGACCACCCGGTGGTCCGCGACGGCCTGCGCGGCATGTTCGAGTCGGCCCCGGGCTTCCGGGTGCTCGGGGAGGCCGCGAACGGCGTGGAGGCGGTGGCCCGGGGCACGGCCCTGGACCCGGACGTGATCCTGATGGACCTGCGGATGCCGGGTGGCTCGGGCGTGGACGCGATCCGCGAACTGACTCGTCTCGGTGCCCGGGCGAAGATCCTGGTCCTGACCACATACGACACCGACTCCGACACCCTGCCCGCGATCGAGGCGGGCGCCACGGGTTATCTGTTGAAGGACGCCCCGCGCGACGAGCTGTTCACCGCCGTCCGCGCCGCTGCCGAAGGCCGTACGGTCCTCTCCCCGGCCGTCGCCTCCCGCCTGGTCCAAGCCGTCCGCACCCCCCGACAGCCCGGCAACGAACCCCTCTCCGCCCGCGAACGCGAGGTCCTGGCCCTGGTCGCCAGGGGCACCTCCAACCGCGAGATCGCCCGCGAACTCTTCATCAGCGAGGCGACGGTGAAAACCCACCTCACCCACCTGTACACCAAACTCGGCGTCAACGACCGGGCGGCGGTGGCGGTGGGGTACGACCGGGGGATTCTGGGCTGA